One window of the Arthrobacter sp. D5-1 genome contains the following:
- the glgX gene encoding glycogen debranching protein GlgX yields the protein MEVWPGSAYPLGATFDGTGTNFALFSEKAERVELCLFDDDGGEVRVEVTEVDGYVWHCYLPQVQPGQKYGYRVHGPYDPDAGQRFNPNKLLLDPYAKAIHRQIDWDPALFSYNLGDPDSRNDEDSAPHMMLGVVINPFFDWDGDKLLRIPYHKSVIYEAHVKGLTQMHPEVPEEQRGTYAGVAHPAVISHLQKLGITAIELMPVHQFVNDGILQDKGLNNYWGYNTIGFFAPHNSYSSKGDTGQQVQDFKAMVRALHTAGIEVILDVVYNHTAEGNHLGPTLSFKGIDNSAYYRLVEDDQKYYMDYTGTGNSLNVRSPHSLQLLMDSLRYWVTEMHVDGFRFDLASTLAREFYDVDKLSTFFELIQQDPVVSQVKLIAEPWDVGPGGYQVGNFPPQWTEWNGQYRDTVRDFWRGEPSTLGEFASRLTGSADLYEHSGRRPVASINFVTAHDGFTLADLVSYNEKHNEANGEDNNDGESHNRSWNCGTEGPTEDPTVLGLRARQQRNFIATLFLSQGVPMLLHGDELGRTQRGNNNGYCQDSELTWINWENVDQPLIEFTAAVCALRAKHPSLRRSRFFDGRPVLRGEGERLPDIVWLDADASTMSPSDWDEALGRSVGVFLNGDGIHGRDNQGRRITDVNFLLYFNADQDEVGFRIPSDEYAPAWDVMIDTAGEGAEAGVVKPDQILMVGAKSLVVLRAHSTPEIEPDHSVAASLAALTQTSTPETASITAPAVTSLPFDYKGDAPADEESGATKKADS from the coding sequence ATGGAAGTCTGGCCTGGATCGGCTTATCCGCTGGGTGCCACCTTTGACGGCACCGGCACCAACTTCGCGCTGTTCAGCGAGAAGGCCGAAAGAGTAGAGTTGTGCCTCTTTGACGACGACGGCGGGGAAGTCCGCGTGGAAGTCACCGAGGTGGATGGTTACGTATGGCACTGCTACCTTCCGCAGGTTCAGCCGGGGCAAAAGTACGGTTACCGTGTGCACGGCCCCTACGACCCCGACGCCGGTCAGCGCTTCAACCCCAACAAGCTGCTGCTGGATCCTTACGCCAAGGCCATCCACCGGCAGATCGACTGGGACCCGGCGCTGTTCTCGTACAACCTGGGGGACCCGGATTCCCGCAATGATGAGGACTCCGCACCGCACATGATGCTGGGCGTCGTCATCAACCCGTTCTTTGACTGGGACGGAGACAAGCTTCTGCGGATTCCGTACCACAAGTCGGTCATTTACGAGGCCCACGTTAAGGGCTTGACGCAGATGCACCCGGAGGTACCCGAAGAACAGCGTGGTACTTATGCCGGTGTGGCCCACCCGGCGGTCATCTCGCACCTGCAGAAACTGGGAATCACCGCCATTGAACTGATGCCGGTGCACCAGTTCGTCAACGACGGCATTCTGCAGGACAAGGGTTTGAACAACTACTGGGGCTACAACACCATTGGTTTCTTTGCGCCCCACAACAGCTACAGCTCCAAGGGCGATACCGGCCAGCAGGTCCAGGACTTCAAGGCCATGGTGCGTGCCCTGCACACGGCGGGCATCGAAGTCATCCTGGACGTGGTGTACAACCACACGGCAGAGGGCAACCACCTGGGCCCCACGTTGTCCTTCAAGGGGATTGACAACTCCGCGTACTACCGCCTGGTGGAAGACGACCAGAAGTACTACATGGACTACACCGGCACGGGAAACTCGCTGAATGTCCGGAGCCCGCACTCCCTTCAACTGCTCATGGACTCCCTGCGGTACTGGGTGACCGAGATGCACGTGGACGGTTTCCGGTTCGACCTCGCGTCCACGCTGGCCCGCGAGTTCTACGACGTCGACAAGCTTTCAACCTTCTTCGAACTCATCCAGCAGGATCCGGTGGTTTCCCAGGTGAAGCTCATCGCCGAGCCGTGGGACGTTGGTCCCGGCGGCTACCAGGTGGGTAACTTCCCGCCGCAGTGGACCGAATGGAACGGCCAGTACCGCGATACTGTCCGCGACTTCTGGCGCGGGGAACCGTCCACCTTGGGTGAATTCGCGTCCCGGTTGACCGGCTCCGCAGACCTTTATGAGCACTCGGGCCGCCGTCCGGTGGCATCGATCAACTTCGTCACTGCCCACGATGGCTTCACCCTGGCCGACCTCGTTTCCTATAACGAAAAACATAATGAGGCCAATGGCGAAGACAACAACGACGGCGAATCCCACAACCGCTCGTGGAACTGCGGCACCGAAGGACCCACCGAGGACCCCACAGTCCTGGGCCTGAGGGCGCGCCAACAGCGCAACTTCATCGCCACGCTGTTCCTCTCGCAAGGTGTACCCATGCTGCTCCACGGCGACGAGCTCGGCAGGACACAGCGCGGCAACAACAACGGCTACTGCCAGGACTCTGAACTGACGTGGATCAACTGGGAGAACGTGGACCAGCCGCTCATCGAGTTCACCGCGGCCGTGTGCGCACTGCGTGCCAAGCACCCCAGCCTTCGACGAAGCCGGTTCTTTGATGGACGCCCGGTGCTCCGAGGCGAAGGCGAACGTCTGCCGGACATCGTATGGTTGGACGCTGACGCGAGCACCATGAGTCCCTCGGATTGGGATGAAGCGCTGGGACGCTCCGTTGGTGTTTTCCTGAACGGCGATGGTATTCACGGCCGTGATAACCAAGGACGGCGCATTACCGACGTCAACTTCCTGCTCTACTTCAACGCGGATCAGGACGAGGTAGGCTTCCGGATTCCCTCGGATGAATACGCACCGGCATGGGATGTCATGATCGACACCGCCGGAGAAGGTGCCGAGGCGGGTGTCGTCAAGCCGGACCAGATCCTCATGGTCGGTGCCAAGTCCCTGGTAGTACTGCGTGCGCACAGCACTCCCGAGATAGAGCCTGACCACTCCGTGGCAGCATCACTGGCTGCGCTGACCCAGACGAGCACTCCGGAAACGGCGTCCATCACGGCTCCTGCTGTGACGTCGCTGCCCTTCGACTACAAGGGAGACGCCCCGGCCGACGAGGAGTCCGGAGCAACGAAGAAGGCGGATTCATGA
- a CDS encoding NAD(P)H-hydrate epimerase: MISAFTGQQIRDAEQPLLDAGEGAVLMQRAAFGLAQAVVREVKTRRRLAGTSVTVLAGKGNNGGDGLFAASLLARRGMRTTAVLASAEVHPEALAAFAAANGRTLYLEPGNAEELAVLCAAGDVVIDALLGTGARGGLRGPSAELVACLQELRPRLVVACDLPSGLDANSGEVHWPVLEADVTVTFGGVKAGLMTDPGEGSAGRVHLVEIGIEGSLTSQQPELRRLTSQDVGAVLPHPGRRAHKYSRGVLGVVAGSVRFPGAAVLGVHAAALAGAGMVRYAGPQTVGQLVLAQTPEALWEPDEPGRVQAWLLGSGVAGEEQLERARDAAAAALAADVPVVVDAGALSLLPERCPPHWILTPHAGELATLLDSLPSTGEVAVTRDDVESRPLHFVRQAAEQTGATVLLKGATTLVASPSGVVFSQSEGTAWMATAGSGDVLGGVLGALLAQSAETIKDDDGAYAGLGLDVADRWAAVAAVAASVHGRAGTAASAELAGGPITASAIMAAVPGVIGSLNAECDRPRP; the protein is encoded by the coding sequence ATGATCAGCGCCTTCACCGGACAACAGATCAGGGATGCGGAACAACCGCTCCTTGACGCCGGTGAGGGCGCTGTTCTTATGCAACGGGCAGCGTTCGGGCTGGCCCAAGCCGTGGTGCGCGAGGTCAAAACCCGGCGCAGGCTGGCGGGCACCAGTGTGACTGTCCTGGCAGGCAAGGGCAACAATGGCGGGGACGGTCTCTTCGCCGCCTCCCTGCTCGCCCGCCGGGGGATGCGAACGACGGCGGTACTCGCCTCGGCTGAAGTACACCCGGAGGCGTTGGCTGCTTTTGCCGCAGCCAACGGGAGGACCTTGTACCTCGAACCCGGGAATGCTGAAGAACTCGCGGTCCTGTGCGCCGCCGGCGATGTGGTCATCGATGCCCTGCTCGGGACGGGTGCGCGTGGGGGCCTGCGTGGCCCTTCAGCGGAACTGGTTGCGTGCCTCCAGGAACTGCGTCCACGGTTGGTAGTGGCCTGTGATCTCCCCAGCGGCCTGGACGCCAACAGCGGTGAAGTTCACTGGCCGGTGCTGGAAGCAGATGTCACAGTCACCTTTGGAGGCGTGAAGGCAGGGCTGATGACCGATCCCGGTGAGGGCAGTGCCGGGCGGGTGCACTTGGTGGAGATCGGCATCGAAGGATCGCTAACGTCCCAGCAGCCGGAGCTCCGCCGCCTCACCTCCCAGGATGTAGGGGCAGTACTGCCCCATCCTGGCCGCCGGGCACACAAATACTCCCGGGGTGTCCTGGGCGTCGTAGCCGGTTCGGTTCGGTTTCCCGGTGCTGCTGTCTTGGGTGTGCATGCCGCAGCCCTCGCAGGAGCTGGGATGGTGCGCTACGCCGGCCCCCAAACGGTGGGACAGTTGGTGCTCGCCCAAACCCCCGAAGCTCTCTGGGAACCCGACGAACCCGGCCGCGTCCAGGCGTGGTTGCTGGGCTCGGGCGTTGCTGGGGAAGAGCAGCTGGAGCGCGCGAGGGACGCTGCTGCGGCTGCCTTGGCCGCCGATGTGCCGGTGGTGGTGGATGCTGGTGCACTCAGCCTCCTTCCGGAGCGCTGCCCGCCCCATTGGATACTGACGCCACACGCTGGAGAACTGGCTACGCTTCTGGACTCCCTTCCGTCCACGGGGGAGGTAGCTGTGACCCGTGATGACGTGGAGTCGCGTCCGCTGCATTTCGTACGGCAGGCCGCCGAACAAACGGGCGCCACCGTGCTCCTGAAGGGAGCCACCACACTGGTGGCGTCGCCGTCGGGCGTTGTTTTCAGCCAATCCGAGGGCACCGCGTGGATGGCGACTGCGGGAAGCGGGGATGTCCTGGGAGGAGTGCTGGGCGCGTTGCTGGCGCAGAGCGCGGAAACGATCAAGGACGACGACGGCGCCTATGCCGGCTTGGGACTGGACGTTGCCGACCGCTGGGCTGCTGTGGCTGCTGTTGCGGCGAGCGTCCATGGACGCGCAGGAACGGCAGCGTCCGCGGAATTGGCCGGCGGCCCCATTACAGCGTCGGCGATCATGGCAGCGGTACCAGGCGTCATCGGTTCGCTCAACGCGGAATGCGACCGTCCAAGACCCTAA
- a CDS encoding holo-ACP synthase, which yields MIVGIGVDVVDIERFGRQLERTPGLRDRLFVPAERELNTRSLAARFAAKEAVAKVLGAPAGMNWQDCWIGLDENGPTVQVKGTVLAVAEAKGVKRWHLSMSHDGGIATATVLAEG from the coding sequence ATGATTGTTGGCATTGGCGTAGACGTCGTAGACATCGAACGGTTCGGCCGGCAGCTGGAACGGACGCCCGGACTCCGGGACCGCCTGTTTGTTCCTGCCGAACGGGAACTCAACACCCGCTCCTTGGCCGCACGTTTTGCGGCCAAGGAAGCCGTGGCCAAGGTCTTGGGTGCTCCCGCGGGCATGAACTGGCAGGACTGCTGGATCGGTCTCGATGAGAACGGTCCTACAGTCCAGGTCAAGGGAACTGTGCTGGCAGTGGCCGAGGCCAAGGGCGTCAAGCGCTGGCACCTGTCCATGAGCCACGACGGCGGCATCGCTACGGCGACTGTCCTCGCCGAGGGCTAG
- the glmS gene encoding glutamine--fructose-6-phosphate transaminase (isomerizing), whose amino-acid sequence MCGIVGYVGNSSRKAAGHSALDVVVEGLRRLEYRGYDSAGVAVVADGAISSRKKSGKLSNLISELEANPVPESLTGIGHTRWATHGGPTDRNAHPHLSDGGRLALIHNGIIENFAELKQELLAKGVTFESETDTEVAAALVGDIFRTQLNGDGGNLTEAMRLACQRLEGAFTLLAVHADQPDVVVAARRNSPLVVGLGEGENFLGSDVSGFIDYTRRAVELGQDQIVTITADSVEITDFFGAPAEGKEYHVDWDPASAEKGGFNSFMEKEIHDQPDAVAQTLLGRSDLDGKLTLDEVRIDPELLKQVDKIIVLACGTAAYAGLVAKYAIENWCRIPTEVELAHEFRYRDPIVDSNTLVVSISQSGETMDTLMAVRYAREQGAKTISICNTNGSTIPRESDAVLYTHAGPEIAVASTKAFLAQITAAYLLGLYLAQLRGNIFSGQIKDVLADLNKIPAKIQKILDNAGPLRELARSMKDEKSVLFLGRHVGYPVALEGALKLKEIAYIHAEGFAAGELKHGPIALIDDGQPVFVVVPSPRGRDSLHSKVVSNIQEVRARGARTLVIAEEGDESVKDYAEHVFYVPETPTLLMPLLTTVPLQIFAAELAGAKGYDVDQPRNLAKSVTVE is encoded by the coding sequence ATGTGTGGAATCGTAGGCTATGTTGGCAATTCGTCTCGCAAGGCAGCTGGTCACAGCGCCCTTGACGTCGTCGTGGAAGGGCTGCGTCGTCTTGAGTACCGCGGCTATGACTCTGCAGGCGTCGCAGTGGTGGCTGACGGGGCAATCTCGTCCCGTAAAAAGTCCGGCAAACTGAGCAACCTGATCAGTGAACTGGAAGCAAATCCAGTACCTGAATCCCTGACCGGCATCGGCCATACCCGTTGGGCCACCCACGGCGGGCCGACCGACCGCAACGCGCACCCGCATCTCTCTGATGGCGGCCGCCTTGCGCTGATTCATAACGGCATCATCGAGAACTTCGCAGAGCTCAAGCAGGAACTGCTGGCCAAGGGCGTTACCTTCGAGTCCGAAACCGACACGGAGGTTGCCGCCGCGCTGGTTGGCGACATCTTCCGCACCCAGCTCAACGGCGACGGCGGAAACCTCACCGAAGCGATGCGCCTGGCCTGCCAGCGACTCGAAGGCGCTTTCACCCTTCTTGCAGTCCACGCAGACCAGCCCGACGTCGTCGTAGCTGCCCGCCGCAACTCCCCGCTGGTGGTTGGCCTGGGCGAAGGCGAGAACTTCCTTGGCTCCGACGTCTCCGGCTTCATCGACTACACCCGTCGTGCCGTGGAACTGGGCCAGGACCAGATCGTCACCATCACCGCGGACTCCGTGGAGATCACCGACTTCTTCGGCGCTCCCGCCGAAGGCAAGGAATACCACGTTGACTGGGACCCGGCATCTGCCGAAAAGGGTGGCTTCAACTCCTTCATGGAGAAGGAAATCCACGACCAGCCTGACGCCGTTGCGCAGACCCTCCTGGGCCGCTCGGATCTTGATGGCAAGCTGACCCTGGACGAGGTCCGCATCGATCCGGAGCTCCTCAAGCAGGTTGACAAGATCATCGTGCTCGCTTGCGGCACCGCGGCGTACGCCGGCCTGGTTGCCAAGTACGCAATCGAGAACTGGTGCCGCATCCCCACGGAGGTGGAGCTCGCCCACGAGTTCCGCTACCGCGATCCGATCGTCGACTCCAACACGCTGGTGGTTTCCATCAGCCAGTCCGGCGAGACCATGGACACGCTGATGGCCGTCCGCTACGCCCGTGAACAGGGCGCCAAGACGATCTCCATCTGCAACACCAACGGTTCCACCATCCCGCGCGAATCCGACGCCGTGCTCTACACGCACGCCGGCCCGGAAATCGCAGTGGCCTCCACCAAGGCATTCCTGGCGCAGATCACTGCCGCCTACCTGCTGGGCCTTTACCTGGCTCAGCTGCGCGGCAACATCTTCTCCGGCCAGATCAAGGACGTCCTCGCGGACCTCAACAAGATCCCGGCCAAGATCCAGAAAATCCTGGACAACGCAGGCCCCCTGCGCGAGCTCGCCCGCAGCATGAAGGACGAAAAATCCGTGCTGTTCCTGGGCCGCCACGTCGGCTACCCGGTTGCCCTCGAAGGTGCTTTGAAGCTCAAGGAAATCGCGTACATCCACGCTGAAGGCTTCGCCGCCGGCGAGCTCAAGCACGGTCCGATCGCCCTGATCGACGACGGCCAGCCGGTCTTCGTTGTGGTGCCGTCTCCGCGCGGCCGCGACTCCCTGCACTCCAAGGTGGTCAGCAACATCCAGGAAGTCCGTGCACGTGGTGCCCGTACCCTGGTGATCGCTGAAGAAGGCGACGAGTCGGTTAAGGACTATGCAGAGCATGTGTTCTACGTACCTGAAACGCCCACGCTGCTGATGCCGTTGCTCACTACCGTTCCGCTGCAGATCTTCGCTGCTGAACTGGCCGGAGCCAAGGGCTATGACGTGGATCAGCCGCGTAACCTCGCCAAGAGCGTGACCGTAGAATAA
- the coaA gene encoding type I pantothenate kinase — MSVTLQRTEANGDGASPFVELDRQTWSRLAAQMEQPLNEEDIFRLRGLGDPLDMKEVREVYLPLSRLLHLYVEASHQLHAATTTFLGEQTQRTPFVIGVAGSVAVGKSTIARVLREMLRRWPGTPNVELITTDGFLYPLAELKRRHLLERKGFPESYDRRGLLRFVSEVKGGAEEVRAPWYSHVTYDIVPGKEVVVRRPDVLIVEGLNVLAPARPRMDGKQGLAVSDFFDFSIYVDAKTSYIEEWYVDRFRKLRTTAFAQPESYFHRYATLSDDDAESTARGIWKRINEPNLEENVLPTRGRAQLVLTKDADHSIRRMLLRKV, encoded by the coding sequence ATGAGCGTGACTTTGCAACGCACCGAAGCTAATGGCGACGGCGCTTCCCCGTTTGTAGAGCTGGACCGTCAAACGTGGTCCAGGCTTGCAGCGCAGATGGAGCAGCCCCTCAACGAAGAGGACATCTTCCGTCTCCGCGGCCTCGGCGACCCCCTTGACATGAAGGAAGTCAGGGAGGTTTACCTCCCACTTTCGCGGCTTCTGCACCTGTATGTAGAGGCTTCCCACCAGCTTCACGCTGCAACAACCACGTTCCTGGGCGAACAGACCCAGCGCACTCCGTTCGTGATTGGCGTCGCCGGTTCTGTGGCGGTTGGCAAGTCCACCATCGCCCGCGTGCTCCGGGAAATGCTCCGGCGATGGCCCGGTACCCCCAACGTGGAACTCATCACCACGGATGGCTTCCTCTATCCCTTGGCCGAGCTGAAGCGCCGGCACCTTCTTGAACGCAAGGGTTTTCCCGAGTCCTATGACCGGCGGGGGCTCCTCCGCTTTGTGTCGGAAGTCAAAGGCGGCGCCGAGGAAGTCCGCGCACCCTGGTATTCCCACGTAACGTACGACATCGTGCCGGGCAAGGAAGTGGTGGTCCGGCGTCCCGACGTCCTGATCGTGGAAGGGCTCAACGTCCTCGCCCCCGCGCGCCCCCGGATGGACGGAAAACAAGGACTGGCCGTCAGCGACTTCTTCGATTTCTCCATCTACGTGGACGCCAAAACCTCCTACATCGAGGAATGGTACGTGGACCGTTTCCGCAAACTGCGCACCACCGCCTTTGCGCAGCCGGAATCCTACTTCCACCGCTACGCCACGCTGTCCGACGACGACGCCGAATCCACCGCCCGCGGCATTTGGAAGCGCATCAACGAACCCAACCTTGAAGAAAACGTGCTGCCCACCCGTGGGCGCGCCCAGCTGGTTCTCACCAAGGACGCCGACCACTCCATCCGCCGCATGCTGCTGAGGAAGGTCTAA
- a CDS encoding M15 family metallopeptidase, with translation MAALSACTPEAAAPSPAAATAASGAAAPSTAPSSSPAMDPATIAPETAAPSPSATPSSAAPSSAVTSQHSLSDPASPWVIVNKHRPLNPQDFVPTDLVQPNIRLAVSGEAALLNSTTAAAAEKMFGAAATEGVVMALASGYRSYSTQVATYGGYVASTGQAAADRASARPGHSEHQTGWSFDIADGGGACSFQPCFAEQPAAVWSKANAHKFGFVVRYPWMFHDITGYFYESWHLRYIGVEAATDMVTRGIVTLEEYFGLEAAPDYL, from the coding sequence ATGGCAGCGTTGTCCGCGTGCACGCCGGAAGCTGCCGCCCCCTCCCCCGCCGCCGCAACCGCCGCCAGTGGGGCTGCTGCGCCTTCTACGGCCCCTTCCAGCTCCCCCGCCATGGATCCGGCAACGATCGCGCCTGAGACGGCCGCGCCGTCGCCCAGCGCCACGCCTTCCAGTGCCGCGCCCTCCAGCGCAGTTACATCGCAGCATTCGCTGTCGGACCCCGCCAGCCCCTGGGTCATCGTCAACAAACACCGCCCCCTCAACCCCCAGGACTTCGTCCCAACCGATCTGGTACAGCCGAACATCCGCCTCGCCGTCAGCGGCGAAGCCGCCCTGCTGAACAGCACGACGGCGGCTGCCGCAGAAAAGATGTTCGGTGCTGCTGCGACGGAAGGCGTCGTTATGGCGTTGGCATCGGGCTACCGCTCCTACTCAACCCAAGTGGCCACGTACGGCGGCTATGTCGCCAGCACGGGCCAAGCCGCAGCCGACCGCGCCTCGGCCCGCCCGGGACACTCCGAACACCAAACAGGTTGGTCCTTCGACATTGCCGACGGTGGTGGGGCCTGCAGCTTCCAGCCGTGTTTCGCTGAGCAACCGGCAGCGGTGTGGTCGAAGGCCAACGCCCATAAGTTCGGTTTCGTGGTCCGCTACCCATGGATGTTCCACGACATCACCGGGTACTTTTACGAGTCGTGGCACCTGCGTTACATCGGGGTGGAGGCAGCAACTGACATGGTCACGCGGGGCATCGTGACGCTCGAAGAGTATTTCGGCCTCGAAGCGGCCCCGGATTACCTTTAG
- the glmM gene encoding phosphoglucosamine mutase, whose amino-acid sequence MSRLFGTDGVRGLANGLLTAELAMQLAQAAAVVLGHDRTTNGKRPRAVVARDPRASGEFLAAAVEAGLSSSGIDVYDAGVLPTPAAAYLVADLDADFGVMLSASHNPAPDNGIKFFARGGQKLPDHVEDAIEAQLGKEPQRPVGADVGRIQRFSDAEDRYIVHLLGTLPKRLDGLKVVLDCAHGAASGCSPQVFKDAGADVVVIGAEPDGLNINEGVGSTHLGPLKEAVLQHGADLGVAHDGDADRCLAVDHEGNEVDGDQIMAILALALNEAGKLKDSILVATVMSNLGLRIALKSAGITIRETGVGDRYVLEEMRNGGYNLGGEQSGHVIFSDYATTGDGVLTGLQLAAQVALTGRSLKELSTAMTKLPQLMINVKGVDKARAGTDEGVAAAVAAAELELGETGRVLLRPSGTEALVRVMVEAADMETAERICNSLAAVVKERLGASSEMAV is encoded by the coding sequence ATGTCTAGATTATTTGGAACAGATGGCGTGCGCGGTCTCGCGAACGGATTGCTCACCGCCGAGCTGGCTATGCAGCTTGCCCAGGCCGCCGCCGTCGTACTCGGCCATGACCGCACAACCAACGGCAAGCGGCCGCGCGCCGTCGTCGCCAGGGACCCCAGAGCGAGTGGCGAGTTCCTCGCCGCCGCCGTGGAAGCAGGGCTTTCCAGCTCCGGAATCGACGTCTATGACGCCGGTGTTCTTCCCACCCCGGCGGCCGCTTACCTGGTGGCAGATCTCGACGCCGATTTCGGCGTGATGCTGTCGGCCTCCCACAACCCCGCGCCGGACAACGGCATCAAGTTCTTTGCCCGCGGCGGCCAGAAGCTCCCGGACCACGTCGAAGACGCCATCGAGGCACAGCTCGGCAAAGAGCCGCAGCGCCCGGTGGGAGCCGACGTCGGACGCATCCAGCGTTTCTCCGACGCTGAGGACCGATACATCGTGCACCTGCTGGGAACGCTTCCCAAGCGCCTTGACGGCCTGAAGGTGGTCCTTGATTGCGCCCACGGTGCTGCGAGCGGTTGTTCACCCCAGGTGTTCAAGGACGCCGGCGCGGACGTCGTAGTGATCGGCGCTGAGCCGGACGGCCTGAACATCAATGAGGGCGTAGGCTCCACCCATCTGGGCCCGTTGAAGGAAGCAGTTCTCCAGCATGGCGCCGACCTTGGCGTAGCCCATGACGGCGACGCCGACCGTTGCCTCGCCGTGGACCACGAGGGCAATGAAGTGGATGGCGACCAGATCATGGCCATCCTTGCACTGGCCCTCAACGAGGCTGGAAAGCTCAAGGACAGCATCCTCGTGGCCACCGTCATGAGCAACCTCGGCCTCAGGATCGCGCTCAAGAGTGCCGGTATCACCATCCGCGAAACCGGCGTCGGCGACCGTTACGTCCTCGAAGAAATGCGTAACGGCGGCTACAACCTGGGCGGCGAACAGTCCGGCCACGTGATCTTCTCCGATTACGCCACCACAGGTGACGGTGTTCTGACCGGCCTGCAGCTTGCAGCGCAGGTTGCACTGACAGGCCGCAGCCTCAAGGAACTCTCCACCGCTATGACCAAGCTCCCGCAGCTGATGATCAACGTCAAGGGCGTGGACAAGGCCCGCGCCGGTACCGACGAAGGTGTGGCGGCCGCTGTTGCTGCAGCCGAACTCGAACTGGGCGAAACCGGCCGCGTGCTGCTCCGCCCGTCGGGCACTGAAGCTCTGGTCCGTGTCATGGTGGAAGCCGCTGACATGGAAACGGCTGAGCGAATCTGCAACAGCCTTGCTGCAGTAGTTAAGGAACGCCTCGGCGCTTCCAGCGAGATGGCTGTCTAA